The Dictyoglomus sp. NZ13-RE01 sequence TAAAGCTTGGAGGCATTTGAAATAAATAAAAGTCAATAAAATTATCTAATGGTTCAAAATAACCTTTAAATTTTTGCCAATCTCCCTTTGCTTGTTCATTTAACTTATGTATATGAGTGATGGATCTATGAACTTTTATAACAAATCTTAATCTATCTCCAAATTTTGACCAAGATTTTATATAACTTTCAAAAGGAAAGCGATAAAACGTTGAATTCACCTCAACGGCATTAAAAGGTGTGTTATCAACATACCATTGAAGATTTTTCTTCGGATTCCAAAAGTAACTCCATCCAGAAGTGCCAATATAAACTTGCATATTTTAATTATAACATTTTTTGAAATAAATTTTTCCACTTTTCAACTTCCGATAATGTTTATTATGTTAAGTTATTATGTTAAGTTAAAATTAACTTAATAGTTATAATTTTTCTAACATTGTGGTATAATAGCTTAAAGGAAAGATTGGAAGGGGGAGCTTATAATATGAAAATCCATAAAAGAGAAAAAGGTGATTTATCCATTATAACTGCAATTACCTTTGCTTTTCTTTTGACTTCTTTAGTATTTTTATTTCTAACTTCTTCGGTAGAAGAGAATTTTTTTGTTAGAAGAGACCAGGCTAAAGATCAAGTAATGATAATTTAGCTAATAATATAGCTACTATTTACGATGCAACAAAACAAGTTGACCCTACCACCTCTTATACTATAATTTCTTATTCCTTTTCCTTAGCGTAATACACTACTAATTTAACTGGTATAACAACATGGGTCTCATATACCTATGTTTATACAATCACATCAAGAGGTTATAAGACATCCCCACCCCTTCTTTCTCTTACTATTACAACCTCTGGAAAAATTGAGGGAAGTGTATACATAGAAAATTTTGCAAGATTTGCACTTTTTACAAATATTCACTTAATGGAGGATGGTACAAGAGTTTGGTTTACGAGTAATACGAGATTTAATGGACCAGTTCATTCAAACGGTGAGCTTTCCTTTGCCTATACACCTACTTTCTTAGATGAAGTATCATCATATTCAACAACTGCATGGTTCTATAATAACGGTAATAATAAACGACTAAGTGCGGATAGTAATCCCCCTTATGACACCCCAATATTTGCAAAAGGATTTAAAAGAGGTGCAACATACATAAATATGCCTACTGTTACATATACCCAAGTTGCTGCTACTTTAGGTATGCCAAATGCAAATATACAAAACGATAATCAAATGTATCAAACAATAAGAAGTGCCTTAGGGTTACCCTCAGGAACAACCCCTCCACCTAATGGAATATACACTCAAACCATTTTAAATGGTGGAGGTATATTTGTACAAGGTGATGCATCAATTAATTTTGGTATAGATTCCCAAGGAAGAGCAGTTTATACAATTACACAAGGTTCTACAACATATGTATTCACCATAGATAGAGCCAATAATAGAACATATGTAAATACTGGTACAAATACCATTACAATTAATGCTATTCCTAATGGAATGATTTATGTAAACGGAAATATAACTGGAATTAGTGGATTGATTCAAAAGGATGAACAACTAACAGTCACTGCAAACGGTAGTATTACTATTACCAACGATATAATTTACCAAGAAATATCAGATCAAAGCTATTATAATACCTATACTTCTCTCACACAAACCCTTACTCAACAGGGTAGATATTACTCATCTGTATCATACAATCCTAATGCTCAAAATGTACTCGGATTATTGGCAAGAAGTGGAAATATTATAATTAATCCACCTCAAAATGTTGGAAATAATATTAAATATACTCATCCCTTTATAACTGCAGTTTTAATGGCTCCAAGTGGAGTTGTAAAAGTCCAAGATTATAATACAAGACCTGAGGCAGGACAGGTCCACCTATTAGGTGGAATAATATCAAACAGGTACGGTGCTTTTGGTACCTTTAGTGGTACTTCAAATAGTACAGGTTTTGGAAGAGATTTTTACTATGATTATCGCATGAGATCAGGTTTTTCTCCTCCCTACTTCCCAACTACAGGAAGAACGATGCTCCAAGAGGGGACAGTAAATAATCCAAAATGGCTAAATGTAGAAAAATGGGAGGAGAAATGGGAATAAAATGAGAAAGTTAAAACTTATAGATATAATTTTAATAATCCTTGCAATCATAATATTAGTTATTGCTTTTACGAATAAAGCTCCTAATAAAAGTAAAAAAATAGAGAGCATTAAAGTAGAGGAGGATTTAAATAAGGAATCTAATAATATAAATATTAATGATATTGAGGAGCCTAAAGAAGAACCACCAAAAACTTTAGATACTTATGAGGAAAGAGTAAAAAAGATGTATGAGCTCTTGCCTCTTTTAATTAAGGATTTAACAACTCAAAATCCAAGTTCAGAAGTAGTGGCAAAAAAAATTAAAATTAGGATATATTATGCAAACTCTCAAGGTGATTATGTTGATACAAATTTTCATAAAGAACCACCAGGCTCTGGATATATAAAAAGATTTGAAAATCCATTAGCAGAACTTTCGGAGGTTATTGAAAGACCATGGTAAAAAGGATAAAGGGAATCACTTTAGTTGAATTATTGATATCCATAACAGTATTTTCTATCTTACTTCTTATATTATCCCAAGTATGGATAAGCATACAGAGAGATACCTTTATTCAAAAGACTGATATTGAGCTTGAAAGGAGTCTATCAAACGTTATTACAAATTTAAGATCCTCTATTCAAAGGGCAATAGTAATATATACTCCTGGAATGACAATCTCTATTAATGATACATCAGGAAGCAAATACAGTGTAGGAAATTATTCTTTTGATACAAGTACCCAAGGAATTGTTTTAGTTTCTCCAATAACTAATAATAATTATAGATTTGATATTTTTGTAGTGAGATCAAGAACAGGCTCTCTTTATGATCCTGCAAATCCAAATGCAAAAATACTTTTATATTATTCAAAAGTAATTTCCTGGACCCCCAACTATAACCAAGGAAACATAACAAATTTTGTTAAAAACTTCACCTTTACATCCTCAGAATCTCCAAAGGTACTTGCGGATTACATAGCCAGTAATGGCTTTAAATACAAATACCTTTATTTAGATTCTCAATCAGGCACTTATAGCTTTTTTGAATTAACAAGTGCAACATATACTCCTGGAAAGAAGGTTCAGCAATTAGAAGTTAGTATAAAACTTCAAAAAAGGTGGGGACAATTTATAAGAGAAAAGAGCACTACTTTAAGATTTTCCCCAATTACATTTTAATATTAAATATTTTTCCTTTTTTATCTCTAAAAATGATCATACCTTTAGTTTCGTCAATCTTTTCTATTTTATAATCCCCTACTCTATCCCCTTCTCCACAAACAATGCTTTTGTCCTCATTTTTTGACTCTAATATAGCAAGCAAAGTTTTCTCACTTTTTAATATCCCCCTTAGATAATAAGGTAGTTCTTTTGACTCCTCCCTTTTTTCTATATAGATTACTCCCTCCTGCTTTAAGGTTGGTTTAGGTTCTTCTCTTGAAATCTCCTCTTTAACTAATGGCAAGAAAGGATTTGCTCTTCCTAATTTTAAACTTTTTATATCCACAAATTCACTTTCTACAAAGCTTGATAATGTACTATCTTTTTCTTTATCGGTTTTATCTTGGATGTAAGATACAGGTTTTGCTGGAATAGGTTCAATTTTGTATATAATTTCATCCTGTTTCAACAAGGTATAAGTATTTAAGGCTATTGATAAGGAAGAAGCTATTAATATTAGTCCACCCCAAACCTTTTGTCTCATTTTTATTCCCCCTCTAAAAGATAAATTTCAATTTTTCCTTGGAAGTTAAGAGTTCCATTATCATCCACAAGACTCATTCTATAATTTGTAAATCTTATAGGATAATTTTGTAGTTCTAAATCCTGAAAGAATGTCATAAAATCTTGATATTTTCCAATAAACTGGAAATTTACAGGTATCTTTTTAACCTTGAAGGGAAAAGATGGAGGAAGATCTTGAACCTCTACTCCCTCTTCAGGTGTAATTGAGAAGGACACTATATTATGCTTTTTAAGGAGAATAGAAAGCTCCTTAAGAAATATTGAAAAGCTTTTTTTATCAAAAATCCTTCTTCTACCTTCCAACATGAGATTTTCTCTTTCCTTTGAGAGCATGTTTAGAATATCTTTTAGTTTGCTAAGCTCCTCAATACTATTTGTTAACTCTAATCTCATTTCTTTTACCAAGCTTTCCTCCTTCTTAAGAGACGAATACGATGGATATAGAAAAAGTACTACGCCTAATATGAGGACTATAAAAAAAATCAAGACATCTATTCTTTCTCTCATTTAATCACTCCCACAATTCTAAAGTTTTGAATAGACTTATTTCCAATATTAACGAGGCTTGAATTTTGCAAATTAACATCCTTAAAAATTTTAGAGTAGGTTAATGCAATCATGAAATCCGCAACCCCTTCACTATCCAAACTATAACCCTCAAAAAGTATTTTATTATCATTGTTAAACTCTAAGTTTGAGAGCCAAACCTTAACTGGAGTTATTCTACTTAAATCTCTAAGAAAATATGATGGTGAGATAAGTCTATTTTCATCTAATTCCTTAATCCAATTTTCCAATCCTTTATTTAAAGAAATTCTCTCTTCTACAGTTTTTCTTAACCATCCTATCTCCGCTCTTCTCTCATTTAGATTCTGCTCTAAATATATTCTCTCCTTTTTAATATCTCTTATTCTGAGATTTAAATACATATTTCCAGAAAGAACAATTATCAAAGCCAAAGCTCCAGCCAAAACAGACCTTAATAAAACTTCCCTTTCAATTTTTAAACCTACTTTCTCCCTTCCAATAATATTAATAGTAGGAATTGATGGGATTTTTTGATTTGCCAAAAGCACTCCCATATTTCCCAGCCACAAATTCTGATTTACAGTTAAAGGAATATTAGAGAAGTTTTCGGAAAGGTAGGAACTTAAAGGGATAAATTTTTCCTCTTCCCCAATAACTATTATCTCATCCAGCAAAAAAGAAGTAGAAATATAAGTTTTTATTTCATCTATCCATGAAAGAAGAGTTGAATTTATTGGAGAGCTTTCTAAAAGAAGATCTGAAGTACCAATACTTAAATTGTATAAATTATACAAATTCCCTTTTTGGAAAAGATAAATATCTGTAACATCATTTCCTAAAAATATGATTGCAATATTCTTTGAGAAGTCATAATTTTCTAAGGTAAGTCCTCTTATAAAGGAAAGAGATGAAATTTCCATATACTTTAAGTTTAACGATAACCTTTCAGAAAGTTCTTTCCAAAATTTTACAATGGATTTTGGATAAGTTACAACCAATGCCTTTATTTTATCTTTTTCAGAAGGAAGGAGAGAAAAAGAAAGATCCATATCTTTTTCTCTAAAGGAGTAGAATTCCTCAAGCTCATCTATAATATTTTCTCTTAATTCCTTAATAGGCATGGTTGGAAATTCCATAACTCTCAACATGAAATCTTTCGTCTCTAAGGTTAAATATAAATCCTTCTCTTTTACATTATTTTTCTCCAACTCCTCTTTTATAATATTAGAGATCTTTTCGCCCTCTCCCCTACTTCCAAAATCTACAGAGAAAAGATCTATTGCAAAAGATTTTTCAATCTTGAAATTTTTCTTTTGAAAAGAACCTTCTAAAACTTTTATTCTTCCATTTGCAAAATGAAAGCTAAGCATCTTTACTCCTCACTCCATAAAGTTATATTAATAATATAAGGGGTATATGTTCCACTTCTTTGACCTTCTATTCTTAATGTTCTTGACCAAACACCTACTGTACCAGTAGATACAATTTCAAAAGTTGGAGAATACCAAAAAAAGGAGACAGTATATCTTCCTAAAGAACCTGTTTCAGTAACATTTGCTGATATAGTGAAGGAAGTAGGATTATCAGTCCAAATAGCACTACAAATACCAATCTCTGCTCCTCCCTCTGCAATATATAGAGCCTGTTTTTCTCCTATTTGGGCTCCCACCTTTCTTATATTTTGCTCCCAAATACTAAGAACCCCAGCCATAACTAAGCTGAGTATAACAAATATTAATAAAACTGCAATAATAATTTGACCTGATTTCATGGCGAAGGAGGTAGACAATAGACTGTAATTTGAGATACTCTATAATTTGTATATGTACAACTACCCCAATTTGATGGATCCTGAGATGCTCCTTCAATTGATTTCCTTAAAAGTGAGAAATAATCATTTCCAGAATGAAATCCTCCCCATGTGGAAGTATATTGAACTATATCTACAACTCTATTAATTGTATTTTTAACCTCAACAGTATCACCTTTATTATTTAGAATCGCCCCATTACTACCTAAACCATCACTATTCGTCTCAAGAACAATTGTATTATTTGGAATATTATAATGAGATGGAAGATTTGAACCATTAGCACCTATTAAGGCGCACCAACCAGGAGGAAGATTAAAACTTCCTGACCTTACACTACTTATTATATTCCCATTAACCTTCCAATTTTGTAGATTTATTGTATATGTTGTTCCATTATAAATTTTAATAAATTCCATATAAGCCTCCTTTGGATTATTACTATTTTTATCCTTTGGGGGAAGATCATACATAATTTCTGTAATAAATATAGAATAAGTGACGGGAACAATTTCTGATCTCATACTTATGTATGTAGAATATTTCTTTTCATTATCCATTACTACAGTAATAGATAAGGTTCTTATGGCGGATGCCAAGGTTGTATAGGTTCCTTGGGCATCAAGACCTACAAATCTTAGCTCTTTAATAGGTCCTGCCTGAATTTCATTATCTACAGTGAAATAATACTTTCCATTGTATAAAGTATAGGAATATGAAACAGAATCTCCTGATGAAAGATTCAAGGTTAAATACCCAAGGGTTTGAGTAGATGGACTTATATCTAATACTTGAGAGCCCTGTCTTATCTCCCTTGTTAATCTATCAAAAATGATCTGAACATTTGAAAGCCTTTCTTCCTCTTCAAACTTTGCATTATATATATCAAAAACCCTTGGAAGAATATTTACAAGGAGCAAAGCCAATAAAGCTAATATAGAGACAGCAGTGAGGATCTCAATAAATGTAAATCCCCTCTTCATTTTTATCTTCTCCTTGATATTATTGAAACAAGTATACTTCTCTCCTCACCGGAATCTAAAATACCATTATTATTTGTATCTTCCCCTACTTTAACTGTCACCTGTTTTAGCTTATCAGTTAACGTTGGATCAGGTAAAATCGTATAAGTTAACGTCGTATATGTTATTGAATATAAATAATTTGTCCAGCCCTCAGAAGAAAAATTTCCAGATAATGTAAAGCTTGCTGTCCAATTATTT is a genomic window containing:
- a CDS encoding prepilin-type cleavage/methylation domain-containing protein, whose translation is MKRGFTLIEVLVSILLLSLILTYFWMGISNILIEDSLITAESQALILAEKKLEEYRKAIINNWTASFTLSGNFSSEGWTNYLYSITYTTLTYTILPDPTLTDKLKQVTVKVGEDTNNNGILDSGEERSILVSIISRRR